One part of the Chloroflexota bacterium genome encodes these proteins:
- a CDS encoding cyclic-di-AMP receptor codes for MKLIISIVNSDDARPLVDQLLRKGHRATVISTTGGFLREGNATILVVTEDEKVPEVLDTIRQNCHTRTQFVNPLPPIMEPGELYMPTPVEVQVGGATVFVVNVEQMARF; via the coding sequence ATGAAACTCATCATCAGCATTGTGAACTCGGATGACGCACGGCCTCTCGTGGATCAACTGCTCCGCAAGGGCCACCGCGCCACCGTCATCAGCACCACGGGTGGCTTTTTGCGCGAGGGGAACGCCACGATCCTGGTCGTAACGGAAGACGAGAAGGTACCCGAAGTGCTGGACACCATCCGCCAGAACTGCCACACGCGCACCCAGTTCGTGAACCCGCTGCCGCCGATCATGGAGCCAGGCGAATTGTACATGCCTACGCCGGTGGAGGTGCAGGTGGGCGGGGCCACGGTGTTCGTCGTCAACGTGGAACAGATGGCGAGGTTCTAG
- a CDS encoding DUF370 domain-containing protein: MRAEMLHIGFGGVVAANRILAIVSPDSAPVKRMIREANDAGRIIDMTYGRRTKSVIVLDTGHLALAALQPDTIVGRLRQQREREAE, encoded by the coding sequence ATGCGAGCGGAAATGCTACACATCGGTTTTGGCGGGGTCGTGGCGGCCAACCGTATCCTGGCCATCGTCAGCCCCGACTCGGCTCCGGTCAAGCGGATGATCCGCGAGGCCAACGACGCCGGCCGCATCATTGACATGACCTACGGCCGCCGCACCAAGTCGGTCATCGTGCTGGACACCGGCCACCTGGCGCTGGCGGCTCTCCAGCCCGACACCATCGTGGGGCGCTTGCGACAGCAGCGGGAGAGGGAAGCGGAGTGA
- a CDS encoding zinc ribbon domain-containing protein, whose translation MPIYEYRCADCRRRVSILWRTLSEAQTAEARCPRCGGTRLTRLVSRVAVLRSEEARLDALMDTDSLGDVDENDPKSIARWMRKMSKEIGEDAGEEFEEVVDRLEAGQTPEQIEKDMPELGLGTDASMGAD comes from the coding sequence ATGCCTATCTACGAGTACCGATGTGCCGATTGCAGACGGCGCGTCTCCATCCTGTGGCGAACCCTCTCCGAGGCGCAGACGGCAGAGGCCCGCTGCCCCCGCTGTGGAGGGACACGCCTGACCCGACTGGTGTCGCGGGTGGCCGTGCTGCGGTCCGAAGAAGCGCGCCTGGATGCCCTCATGGACACCGATAGCCTGGGAGACGTAGACGAGAACGACCCGAAAAGCATCGCCCGCTGGATGCGCAAGATGAGCAAAGAAATCGGCGAAGACGCAGGCGAAGAGTTTGAAGAGGTCGTTGACCGACTGGAAGCCGGCCAGACCCCCGAACAGATTGAGAAGGACATGCCCGAACTGGGGCTGGGCACCGATGCATCCATGGGCGCTGACTAG
- a CDS encoding dTMP kinase, translating to MSLFITFEGPEGSGKTTQLQALRGHLEARGFHVYAPREPGGTRIGDLVRDIVLNPEHTEMQPAAEILLFSAARAQLVGQEIRPRLAQGQIVLCDRYADSTLAYQGYGLGLDLQTLRVITAFATGGLQPDLTFLLDVPVEVGLARKRGQAANEWNRMERRQREYHERVRAGYREMAQAEPARWRILDATRDFDDVQSAIRAEVDRLIGSLPQSRK from the coding sequence TTGAGCCTGTTCATCACCTTTGAGGGGCCTGAGGGTTCCGGCAAGACGACGCAATTGCAGGCGCTTCGGGGCCATCTGGAAGCCCGCGGGTTCCACGTGTATGCCCCCCGCGAACCCGGAGGCACGCGCATCGGCGACCTGGTGCGCGATATCGTGCTGAACCCGGAGCACACGGAGATGCAGCCCGCGGCGGAGATTCTGCTCTTCTCGGCGGCGCGGGCGCAATTGGTGGGGCAGGAGATTCGCCCGCGGCTGGCCCAGGGGCAAATCGTGCTCTGCGACCGCTACGCCGATTCCACCCTGGCCTACCAGGGGTACGGCCTGGGGCTGGATTTGCAGACGCTTCGCGTCATCACGGCCTTCGCCACCGGCGGGCTTCAGCCCGATCTGACGTTCCTGCTGGACGTGCCCGTGGAGGTGGGGCTGGCGCGCAAGCGAGGGCAGGCCGCCAACGAGTGGAACCGAATGGAGCGCCGCCAACGCGAATACCACGAGCGGGTTCGGGCCGGCTATCGGGAGATGGCCCAGGCAGAGCCGGCCCGCTGGCGCATTCTGGATGCGACGCGGGACTTTGACGATGTCCAGTCGGCCATTCGCGCCGAGGTGGACAGGCTTATCGGCAGCCTGCCGCAGAGTCGGAAATAG